Genomic segment of Acidobacteriota bacterium:
CGATGCTCAGCACCAACTGGTTCGGATCCGGTTCGGCGTCAATGACCTGGTCCTGGTTGTCGGGCATCTCCACGTCGTGCCCCTGCTGGGTCAGCGGGGTGACGACCATGAAGATGATCAGCAAGACCAGAAGCACATCAATGAGCGGTGTGATGTTGATGTCGGAAGTGACTCCGCCGGAGGCGAATCCTGACATTCCCATGATGGTTTCTCCTGGGCGCGGGCCCTCTAGAGGTTGCTACTCGCCTGCCCGCTCGGTGATGAGGCCGATCTCGTCGGCTCCGCCATCACGGCAGAGCGACATCAGCCCGAGCACCTCGTGGTATGGAAGCCGCTCGTCGGCCTTCAGGTAGAGGATCTTGTCCGTCTTGCCCGCGAACTTCTCCAC
This window contains:
- a CDS encoding biopolymer transporter ExbD, coding for MGMSGFASGGVTSDINITPLIDVLLVLLIIFMVVTPLTQQGHDVEMPDNQDQVIDAEPDPNQLVLSIDSSGQVTINKQVVEPEELPLRVRDIFETRADKTIFLKADPFLTYGQVVSVLDIVKGNGVERVGIVAQ